A DNA window from Homo sapiens chromosome 10 genomic patch of type FIX, GRCh38.p14 PATCHES HG2576_PATCH contains the following coding sequences:
- the SPMIP5 gene encoding sperm-associated microtubule inner protein 5 isoform X4, which produces MEPSKTFMRNLPITPGYSGFVPFLSCQGMSKEDDMNHCVKTFQEKTQRYKEQLRELCCAVATAPKLKPVNSEETVLQALHQYNLQYHPLILECKYVKKPLQEPPIPGWAGYLPRAKVTEFGCGTRYTVMAKNCYKDFLEITERAKKAHLKPYEEIYGVSSTKTSAPSPKVLQHEELLPKYPDFSIPAGTLTSLSNHPYAEEITAPGTMRPLSSTQKCAEPHEAASWASEVFSKARIFTWTCWAPMIPWVEVRRQQTTAGPVTLA; this is translated from the exons GCTTTGTGCCATTCCTCAGCTGCCAAGGAATGTCCAAGGAGGATGACATGAACCACTGTGTGAAAACCTTCCAGGAGAAAACACAGCGCTATAAAGAACAGCTGCGGGAATTGTGCTGCGCAGTGGCCACTGCCCCGAAACTGAAACCTGTCAACTCCGAGGAGACGGTCCTGCAGGCCCTGCACCAGTACAATCTGCAGTACCACCCCCTGATCCTGG AATGCAAATATGTAAAGAAACCTCTCCAGGAGCCCCCGATCCCTGGCTGGGCAGGCTACCTGCCGAGAGCCAAGGTCACTGAATTTGGCTGTGGCACGAGATACACTGTCATGGCCAAAAACTGCTACAAGGACTTCCTGGAGATCACGGAGAGGGCCAAGAAGGCACATCTGAAACCATATGAAGA AATATATGGAGTTAGCTCCACAAAAACTTCTGCTCCGTCTCCAAAAGTTTTGCAGCATGAAGAGCTGCTGCCAAAATATCCCGATTTTTCTATTCCAG CAGGCACCCTGACCTCCCTCAGCAACCACCCGTATGCAGAAGAAATAACAGCTCCTGGGACAATGAGACCGTTGTCATCCACTCAGAAATGTGCAGAGCCACACGAGGCAGCAAGCTGGGCCTCGGAGGTTTTTTCCAAGGCAAGAATTTTCACCTGGACATGCTGGGCTCCCATGATTCCATGGGTAGAAGTCAGAAG GCAACAAACCACTGCAGGACCTGTCACCTTGGCCTGA
- the SPMIP5 gene encoding sperm-associated microtubule inner protein 5 isoform X2, which produces MEPSKTFMRNLPITPGYSGFVPFLSCQGMSKEDDMNHCVKTFQEKTQRYKEQLRELCCAVATAPKLKPVNSEETVLQALHQYNLQYHPLILECKYVKKPLQEPPIPGWAGYLPRAKVTEFGCGTRYTVMAKNCYKDFLEITERAKKAHLKPYEEIYGVSSTKTSAPSPKVLQHEELLPKYPDFSIPAGTLTSLSNHPYAEEITAPGTMRPLSSTQKCAEPHEAASWASEVFSKARIFTWTCWAPMIPWVEVRRSENFDEKKSYIIVFTNLQAKFSISFLDECRQQTTAGPVTLA; this is translated from the exons GCTTTGTGCCATTCCTCAGCTGCCAAGGAATGTCCAAGGAGGATGACATGAACCACTGTGTGAAAACCTTCCAGGAGAAAACACAGCGCTATAAAGAACAGCTGCGGGAATTGTGCTGCGCAGTGGCCACTGCCCCGAAACTGAAACCTGTCAACTCCGAGGAGACGGTCCTGCAGGCCCTGCACCAGTACAATCTGCAGTACCACCCCCTGATCCTGG AATGCAAATATGTAAAGAAACCTCTCCAGGAGCCCCCGATCCCTGGCTGGGCAGGCTACCTGCCGAGAGCCAAGGTCACTGAATTTGGCTGTGGCACGAGATACACTGTCATGGCCAAAAACTGCTACAAGGACTTCCTGGAGATCACGGAGAGGGCCAAGAAGGCACATCTGAAACCATATGAAGA AATATATGGAGTTAGCTCCACAAAAACTTCTGCTCCGTCTCCAAAAGTTTTGCAGCATGAAGAGCTGCTGCCAAAATATCCCGATTTTTCTATTCCAG CAGGCACCCTGACCTCCCTCAGCAACCACCCGTATGCAGAAGAAATAACAGCTCCTGGGACAATGAGACCGTTGTCATCCACTCAGAAATGTGCAGAGCCACACGAGGCAGCAAGCTGGGCCTCGGAGGTTTTTTCCAAGGCAAGAATTTTCACCTGGACATGCTGGGCTCCCATGATTCCATGGGTAGAAGTCAGAAGGTCAGAGAACtttgatgagaaaaaaagttaCATCATTGTTTTCACTAACCTCCAGGCGAAATTTAGTATTTCCTTCCTTGATGAATGCAGGCAACAAACCACTGCAGGACCTGTCACCTTGGCCTGA
- the SPMIP5 gene encoding sperm-associated microtubule inner protein 5 isoform 2 (isoform 2 is encoded by transcript variant 3) translates to MEPSKTFMRNLPITPGYSGFVPFLSCQGMSKEDDMNHCVKTFQEKTQRYKEQLRELCCAVATAPKLKPVNSEETVLQALHQYNLQYHPLILECKYVKKPLQEPPIPGWAGYLPRAKVTEFGCGTRYTVMAKNCYKDFLEITERAKKAHLKPYEEIYGVSSTKTSAPSPKVLQHEELLPKYPDFSIPDGSCPALGRPLREDPKTPLTCGCAQRPSIPCSGKMYLEPLSSAKYAEG, encoded by the exons GCTTTGTGCCATTCCTCAGCTGCCAAGGAATGTCCAAGGAGGATGACATGAACCACTGTGTGAAAACCTTCCAGGAGAAAACACAGCGCTATAAAGAACAGCTGCGGGAATTGTGCTGCGCAGTGGCCACTGCCCCGAAACTGAAACCTGTCAACTCCGAGGAGACGGTCCTGCAGGCCCTGCACCAGTACAATCTGCAGTACCACCCCCTGATCCTGG AATGCAAATATGTAAAGAAACCTCTCCAGGAGCCCCCGATCCCTGGCTGGGCAGGCTACCTGCCGAGAGCCAAGGTCACTGAATTTGGCTGTGGCACGAGATACACTGTCATGGCCAAAAACTGCTACAAGGACTTCCTGGAGATCACGGAGAGGGCCAAGAAGGCACATCTGAAACCATATGAAGA AATATATGGAGTTAGCTCCACAAAAACTTCTGCTCCGTCTCCAAAAGTTTTGCAGCATGAAGAGCTGCTGCCAAAATATCCCGATTTTTCTATTCCAG ATGGAAGCTGCCCTGCCCTTGGAAGGCCCCTGAGAGAGGACCCCAAAACTCCGCTGACATGTGGCTGTGCTCAGAGGCCAAGTATACCATGCAGTGGGAAGATGTATCTAGAGCCACTGTCCTCCGCAAAGTATGCAGAAGGCTAG